A stretch of DNA from Cololabis saira isolate AMF1-May2022 chromosome 17, fColSai1.1, whole genome shotgun sequence:
AGTCATAAGCCTTTGTAAAAAGGCTCAAGGAATGAAAGTAGCTGACGGAGGAtagtatactgtatgtatgcaTGACTACTGAATGATTTCTCAGTTAGATCAATATTTTACTTGATTATATACAGTTTGAAATCCCATAGCCTCCAGCTAAAAACTTGAGAATGGTCAGGAAGGTCTGATCTGCTAAAAGTTTGTGGTAAAGCTAAAGATGCTAATGAAATGAAGACCGATAAAAGCTGGTGTCTTTTGATGTACAATGGTTGCTAAGTGAGGATCTAATGATGATGACCTTGAAAGACTGGATATGTTATTGGAAACAAGTAGGAAACAAATAAATTATTGTTTGCAATTGTGGACTTCTTGGGAGGCACTgctctttttaaaaaatatattttttaaagtatCATTTCTGTTGAAAGCTTGTTTTCATAAGATTATGGCCACAAAAACTATAAATTGTGCATATAGTTTTGTTTAGATGTAAAGTATGATATACAAGTTAGACTAAACCACAggtatgaacattttgttatTAATTGTGAGAAGAAGTTTATTCTGAGTAGGGTTAAACAAATGTGTAGAGCAATAAAGTTAGATTTGAAAGTTCATTTGTCTCAAATGTCTGATTTTACACTGCCTTCTGTTGCTGAGTGTACACGCAATAATCACAACACGGATTTGTATcactaaaatgaataaatatattttatactaTATAACAGAGCTCTTAGCTCCactattaaaaaaatctaaaatcacATGTATTAATTAAACCACATATAAATAATTCCTATGATTCTAAAAATGACTATATCATAATTGGAATTTAAACACTTACAGAACCACATAAGCAATTCCGGGCTTAACCACTAATGTGGTTAAAAAgtgcatttattttaaaagtttaaaaagaagCACAGAAAAAAGGATAATACTTGTGATTCAACATTATCCTTTTAGTTGTTTTCAACGGTGCTGCATGTCACAATGCATAAATGCAGATTTTTAGATGAATACTATCACACTATGAAAAATCCATCAATAAAGAAGATGAAAGGAGTGGAGTCTATCTCAGGTAATATTAGGAAGAGGTAGAAGGTCACCAGTCATTCACAAGATCAAAGCAAAGAGACAACATTCATGTTCTAATAACTAATTTAAAATAAGTTACCTCTGGTAGTGATAGGACTCAGGAATCAAATCTGGGAACGGCAGAAAACTCTAAACTGGCAGAGGGAAGTCCAATGCTGGAAGGTCCAAGCCATACACTGAAATAACCAACCACTTTATCATGCTGCCCCCTTCAGGAAAGTAACAGGTTTCAAGGGAAAACAATCCTCTGATTTGAAAACGTATTTTGGAGGCTATTTTTGAATTATAaggataataattataataatcattaatgtttttattgtattattattattattattattattattattattattattattattattattattattattattattattattattattattattattattattattattattattattattattattattatatggaAAGGAATTAGCTTCACTTTCAGATTCTCAGGTAGTTAATTTAATTCTCAATTTGACCAATAACATCCAAAGTCTAAAGAGGCCTGAGCTTTTTTCCATAATTGAAATACTATTCCAAAATTACATCTTTTGCAAATTCACTGAActcaaaggaagaaaaaataagaaattaagTCTGTTAAAGTGTGTGTAGGCAGGTGGCCAGCTCACCTGCCTACACAGAGAAGTCAAATCCAGAATTACACTTCAGCTTGATCAACTCAAAATCTGTTAATGTTACACATTTCTAAAGGTTGGAGATTGCTTCAATTCTGTTTGGGAATACAACTGCTGTGAAACAATCACATATTAAGAATTTATTTTGCAGGTTCATTGCTTTTCAATCATAATTGGAGCTATTTGTTTTTAATCTCCTTCCTCTCCAACTCCAACTCAGCATTATTTGATACATTTGAATGATAAATATATGATCTGGGGTAGTAAGAGAGGTGAAACAAAGGGGAGATGGGCTCCATGTGCCAGGGTGACCTAGCTTAGTAGAACACACTGCTCCGAAAAACAACGCCCTTGTCAGTCAGATCATTGCTGCAATGCCAGCATAAACAGACAAGGGTGCAACACTGTTTAAGCTGTTTCGAATATGCCAATTACGAAAGGAGAGTGGAAAACCTATTTTGCTTATTGATGTATGTAAATGTCTACAGTGGTCCAATTTAAACTTGAAAGATTTTACAAATTTATGTGGAGCTTTGGTGGAGATTAATCATGAGATGACTGTGCTACATATCTGTTCAGAGGTGCAGCCCTGCATCAAAGGTACTGAGTAAGCAGTACAATTTCCCTTTCAGGAGGTAAACGATCTTATTTCCTGGAAAAAGGTTCCTGTGGAAGATATGAAAATCCATGTATCATTTGTTGTGTGTATCATTTGCTCTGTGGTTATTCTGTTTCAGaatcaaagcagaaaaaaaaaaacgtatttacaaatgtaaaaacaaTTAGGAACAcgagttaagaaaaaaaaaggatttactGGTATCAATCtacttgtttatttgtttggaatccataaaacaaaaccagaagataaggaaaaaaaaacaatccaaaaaaacccaacaacaatGGTATGTTTACTCGTGTAACGGAGTAAAAGAACGTGGGTCTTGACAGTCATATGACCATACACATGGCAAacttttgtcaaaaaaaaacctttcttaCCAATTTCTTACCAACATAAACTGTAGAGATGGAAGTAGTGCTGTGATGATTTGGTGCATGGATGCCTGTGAGGGCAGACAGAAGGGCATTTTGATCCCACCAACACTCACAGGCAATCTATATATAGGGTTGTTAATATCCTAACAGAACACTATTTAtatgaaaatgacattttgccaGGTgactaaattaattaaaaattggTTCTTAATTTAACAGCTAAAAAAAGATtcgataaaaaataaaactgggtCAAGTTTCTGGAAAGTTTCTATATCAGGATGCACGGAAAACATCTACCACAGTTTCCATGGGGCAGATGTTCAGGTAACAAATATGACTAGAATATTTATAGTGCATTGATATTGTAGATTGACAAAGTCTATTTcatattagaataaaaacaCTTTACCCCTAACGTAAACTTTGATCTTTGCAGAGGCTGCACATGCTGAAATGGTTAGCTTGCAGTCTataactgtttttgttgttttttttctccattttgtgCTCAAATCACAAAACCAACTCAACTAATCTAACATTCATAAAACGCTGTAGATCATTGACAATTTAGCGCCACCACCAGTTTCTTCCAATGATGATGCCAAAGCAAAAGAGAGAATGTAACATCATCCAGGTTTAAACAGAGTTAAAActgcatagaaaaaaaaagtgaaatgtgaAATTCATACTGGATGTTTACACTTATTAAATCTACATAATACTGCGTTATTGTTGGTTACAAAGGCATCATTTTTATAGTTCCAGAGTAGAACTCAAAAGGAAAATCCTATTTCCTGGCCTATTTTGAGTAAAGGTCCCTGCATCCGCACCAAAATAGAATGCGCTCTTCCACTGACCATGCTCTACTTCTCCACCGCATTTCATGAAATCAAACATGGTGGATTCTGCCTCTAATGTTAATAATATATCAAGTTTAATATTAATGAGTTGTAAAATGTCACATAAATcaacataaaacatattttgAGACAACATTTATATATACTTCAGTATGTCAAcataaatcactgggtttgcTGAAGAAATGTATAGTTCTGAGACAGCTAATATTATCAACATAAGGTACACATTGGTGGTTTTCAGTAATAATTGATTAGATTCTACATGTCTAGAGATAGTTCAGACACGGATTCAGCACTTTCCAACTCTGATCTATGGTCATAGATAGGACAAATAAAAATTGTTGCCATGTGGGAATCTTGAAACTACTACCGGTACTTTTATTTGGCATTTATTTGGCGCTCCactattttcacattttttgcaTGAGCTGTTTTAGACAAATGATGCTAGAGTATCTTATACTTGTACTGACACAAGCCCACCACGTCACCACAACATGGTGTTCCAAAGACAACTGAAAATGTGACAATCTACTATCAGGTTAGTGTTTCCCAGGGAGTAAAGGAGTGCAAAATCACTTTGAAACATAAACTGACATGGACttaatatacacacatatacttaACCTTTAACATGCACTGTGCACTTGCACATAGTCACTCCCTTCactctttctatctttctgcATACCCCAAGAACACCCTAGGGTCCTCTGAGGTTATCTGACGGCTAAGACCTGCTCCCCTCGTTCTTTAAACTAAATATAGACTTCTGAGCCATATGTGAGAATGATTTTGTTCACTTAATATCAGTCATCAGCACTTTCAGCTGGCCAGCAGGGACTTCTCCACCCGCCTTaatgccccccctcccctttcgGTATTCATACTCCAAACCTCAACCTCCTCCTCCCGTCTTGACACCAACAGTCCTGCCGCCCACACCCCCAACCCTCTCCAAGATCTGCTTTCTGAGTGCTGCTGGGTGGGTTTTGCACTTTCCAGGACCCGAGTCCATCCATACGTAGGGTCAGAGGCACATAGGGATTTGTAAACTTGTGATCGAGATCAAGATCTTCTTCACCATTTGATATTTATAGTTCTACTTCACCTCCCAGGATCACAACAGATACCCGGTGAGTGGCTCCAAACCCATTGGTGTGCCTTGTTTGTCTCATAGCATAACAAGCATAACAGCTTGAGCTTTTGGATGTAGCAAAAATGAAAGCATTGTGTTGAAGACATGTAAAACGCTCCCAGTCTTTACATACTGTGGAGCGTGCAGCTAATATTGAAAAAACATcataaaatttgatatttaatttcaAAGATTCTTAATAAGGAATAAAGAATAATGCAGGAAAAATCGCCCTGGAtacttttatgtttttgtttgcatggctttaaaatgaaaaaaggttgGGTGAATGTGCTGACTGTTGATCTTGTTGAGCATTGCAGAGATTTTATTTAGTGTCACCAGACCCTGAGAGGGGGGTGGTGAACCTGAACGCAGAGCTCTCTAAAGTTAAAGGGAATTATTTAAGAGAACAGAGATTTTGTCAGAGTGCTCCTTCTTGAATTCCATTTAAGTTCTTCCACCTGTTTTGTCATAAAGTTAAATATGCACCTATATTCCCTAGAAGAGTGTATTGTCTTCTTAAGACTTGTTTCAAACACATTTGATCGTTGAATGACGCCATTACTTGTCACTAAGATGTCTTGGCTGgaaatggcttttaaaaatagcACTACCGGGTTGAGTTACAGCCACTAGATGTGATGTTTTGCCACTTGACAGGGCCTTTAtgaaactgttggaataaatGTACCGATATTATGTTTCAGAGGGTAAAAAGATGGTGCTACATAAACATGTCATATAATTTAAGAATGAATTCCATATTTCAGTCATACAAGGATAAGACCATGGActgtaaaaaaagatttttagatATTAATAATATGTTTAAGCACTGAAGGATATCTTGACATATGAGGCCAAGAAAGTATTCCATCCACTTTGCACACTTCGAAGCTGCAGTTTGGGGAATATGATCTTATGATATGAATACTGCTAATGTCATCTAATGATCCTGAAGGCCCATTTTTATGGGAATTGTTGACCACTTTCGGCGGGAACTACAGCATGCTTCTATTTATGTTGAGTCAGTGTGTGTACAGATCTTGTGTCCctaaacaaaactgaaacacacACTTAGCTATACATTTCCTTTGGGGCAGTTATCTGTTCCACGGGAGAATGCGGTGAATGTCAGGCCACTGACATCCCCCTTGATGATGAAAAATGAAGCAAGACTGTGATGTCAGCCTCTCTGTTGGTCCAGGGGTGGGTGAAGTGTCTAGGTATCGATAGTAGTAAATTAAAACAGAAACACTCCTTCAGTTTATTTGAACATAAGGAGTCATATTTCTATTAAACTGATTCATTTGAAAATTTACAtttagagtaaaaaaaaaatattcgtGTAACTTCAGATTTCAATATTCTTTATGAATGCCTGTTATTTCTCTTTTAGGAGTTCTCCTTCATATGAAACATTCTGaaattttaaactgtatatcTTTCATTTCTATCTAATAAAAGCTCTGAGATTGCCTAAATGTGAAATCTCTTCACTAGTTGAGTTAGTTCAGGAGGTATTTGTAAAATAACGTTCACAGTAAGGGATATTGTCCTGCAATCTGGTAAAAAGAAaagtcttatttatttattctatttttttgctGACTCTAGCCATGCCTGCTGGAACACCTGCCCCCGTACACAAGCGGAAAAAGTCTTCCAGAATCATAACTGACCTTTCACACATCTCTCAGAATGGTAAGGCTGACATGATGATGAAATGTCATAAACATGAAATTACAATAATTCAATACACttttaaataattgccatgataGAGGATAGGCACTGCAAATAACTTACTAATCTTAGACGATAAGCAGTAATATAATCTATAATTTTATAAAGAAATAAgcacaacaaatgaataaaacaacagTCAACAGTCcaacaaacacaacaaaacaatatgTCTAGGTTGGGTTTTAGATTgtagcatttatttatttttttcagtcttcttaactatttttcttattttaactCATACTGAAGTCAACAGCTTAATTTCTTTCCCCTGTTTTCCCCATTCTTCAGTCTAAACCATCAACAATTTCCCATCGTTTTCTTCCTGCCTTCTCTAGAGTATGAGTCGGAGCCAGAAGCATCTGAGTTTGACCTGGGAACAAAGATCCGGGTTCCCAGAGAGATCATGCTGGAGGAACTTTCTCTGATGAACAACAGAGGCTCTAAGATGTTCAGAATGAGGCAGCAGAGAGTCGAGAGGTTCATCTATGAAAACAACCCAGATATCTTCAGCAGTGAGTCCATGGTGAGTCTAGTTTGCAGTTGGGCTACATCTTTTTACCTACACACTGAAAATGTAGTAGTATTGCCAGAAATGTGAAGTTATGTGGACAGATGATGTAGAACTGTCAAATCATATCAGCATGAGTAATATTTCATTGTCTGAATGCAAATGAAGACCACTTAAACTCAAAATGGCTAGTAATACTTGTCAGATGCAAAATCATATTTATCTGCTTCAATAAAAATCAGTGTGATTATAGAATTATCATACTTGTTTCAGGACCACCTCCACCACCTTGTTCCCTCTCTGGGAGGTCATGTGGGAGGTCAGATAATAAATGTCGGTGGGCATCATGTTAGCAAAGAGCATGGACATCCGTATTTAGGAGTGATACCTGTAGGAGGGCCTCCTGTGCCTCCACCAAAACCTGGAAGCAAAGGtgcaggagcaggaggagcaggaggtgcAGGAGGTCATGGTCATGGTCATGGTCATGGTCACGGCGACAAAGATGGAATAGGAGGAGGATCAAGTGAGTTGTCTCACAAAGGTAGGTACTATATTGTGGCACAGAAGTTGTTGGCACACCAATTTATCATAATAAATGTACAGTGAAATGCAATCTCCATTATATTAGCATTTTAGGATAACCATAGGcatatatttttattgtttcagcagctAATGTGTTGTCTgtaatgttttttaattatatgtTAGTTTTGATATGTTTTCATATCATTGCAGCCTTTTTCATCCAGATTATACATGCCTTCCAAATTTTTTTGGAAAAGATGTTGTGAATTGTTCACAAAAAAGTACGGTAATTTCTTATGTTCTAGCTGAAGATGTTTTCTCTACAGGAAGTGGACACGCTGGAGGCAGCAAGCATATTATGGCTAAGACATATGTATCACCATGGGAAAAGGCCATGAAGGGTGATGAGATGCTGTTAGCTACTCTAAGATCTGAAATGCCTGGTCCTATTGATAAAAGGGATCTGCTCAAGTACAAATCTTTCAACAGGTAGTTCCCTTGTAGTCAAATTCTTTGGTTCTTTGTGACCAACAGAGGCATTCATCAGCCTTGTGTCTTGCTTTGCTTTGCTAGGAGTGCCATGCCTTTTGGGGGCTATGAGAAGGCCAACCAGCTCCTTAAATTCCAGCTGCCAGAAGCTCAGGTGACCAAAGAGGAGCCTGAACCGGCAGTGGTGTACAACCAGGATATTGGCTGCCGGCCTTCCTTCAACCGTACTCCTATTGGCTGGGTGGGCAGCAGTGAGCCCAGCAGTTTTCATATGGAGGCAGATGCTGTGCCATTTGATGGAGAGACCGATGAGCTTTGAAAACATATACATACTGTGATTACACCCACTgtgcacatacatacatgcgAGCATGACTGTATGAACTTACACTTAAGCATGAACACACAAAACTTAagcatgaacacacacatgacAAATGAGTGAATTTCAATTTCTCACTGATAATTGAAAGTGTACATGACTTGTGGCTAAGCTCTGATGTTGCCATTTTTTAAGTTGTAAAGCAAAGAGCTAGGCTTCAGATGTTATGGTGAGATTAAAAGTCAAACCTTTTGTCAAATTTTCAATGCTTTAATTAGTTAGAAAGCTTGTTCTCAAAAAAACATGCAATTTTCAGAAACAAGGAAATAATTAATCATGTGGTAAGGATAGACGCTTGTGAAATTTTACATTTGAACATAATGCATGTTATAAATGTAAACTTGTTaccatttttgttatttcattgccCTTTTATTGCTGTTAAGATTGTTGGATAATTTGTAAATCCACAATGCTATCCTACTCAGCATGCAAGCTGTTGCTAATCCCTATTGAATCAAGTGTTTTGCCAACAGTAAACTGTAACACTCTTCTGGTTAAGTGAATAAAACATTAAGAACAAAAATAATATGCTGTAATCCTTCATCCTACAGATAACAAGTATACACAGTATGAAAAAAGCTTTTTCCTTTAGTTTCATGTGGATAtgtattttttcatttgaacTATGTAAATAGTTTTATGAACAAAAGTTTGAATTAACtgctaaaaaatataaatactaaCAACTGGCACCATATATACATTTGCAAATTGTAAGTGTGATAAATTATACAAGAAAGGCTAAAAAaaaccaataataataatattaatcaaATGAAGATCATGTGAATGATTAAATAGTGTTGTTTTAGTCCCTCCTGCCCGGTAGGGGGCAGTGCAGATCTAGAGAGGTTCATGACAGGGCGGgtggaaaaggaaaaggaggaaGATAATCACACGTTTGAAAGATACCGGGATGGAATTGGGGCAATTTTGCACAGTGCAGTCAGTAGTTTGCAGCTACGCCATGGACAGCAGCCCAGCACCACCAGGTaactttataactttataactCGCCCAAAGGATTTGTTAGTTTAGCGAgcgactaaaggctgatttatggttccacgttacaccaacgcagagcctacggcgtagagtgttgcctagcaacagccCACAGTTTGATAGTTAATTCAGATCAATTACACTTTATTAGTCGCAGGTGGGGGTCACTTTAAAGTCACTTTTGTAAGGTCTTCAGTGTGCTCACATTGGTTGTAGGATGTTGGTAAATTGATCCTTTGTGATGTTGAAAATAAGGGTGAAATACTCCTATGAACAAATTTCACCTAGCTGAATACATTTCAAATTAGGGTTGAATATTCCTATCAAGCAAACCTAAAGCGTCTCTGCCCTTCAAAGTTGGTGTTTAGATTTACTTAAAAGATGAgccagtttttgtttgttttgtttatttagcaACACTAATGGCTACTTTCTATATAATTCCTACAtccttcattctctctttctaaacaccagaaatatatatttcatttgatttataaaatgtgcattTAACTGGCATGTTTAGTTTTGATATGATTCCTTCCAGCAGAAAACTTTCTAGTTTATTTTTAGCCAAATTTTTAAAAGAAGATCACTCGAGAATGCAGTAAATATTCAAAATGAGGTTACCTTAGTTGTCATACAGTGTGTGCTCCTCTCATTTTTAGTACCAACAGTAgttctgtgtgtgtgcttgtgtctgtctgaCTTATTCTACTTTAGGTGCATTATAGCACAGTGATTTTCCCTGATGACATCTAAATCCAAGCTCCAACGGTCACCCCTACCATGGACGGAGATCTGCTTGTATTGGGTGCTGTCCTTTGGCTCTCATCTATACTCTTTTTACCACCTGCACAAATTCTCCAAAGGTAATGAAGACTGATATGAGTACATTGGTTTCACGAAGtggtttgaaaataaaaaaggtagTGAATAGGGACCATcttctttcttttatcttttttttcagacCATGAAACAGGATTAGAAAGAGAATTCCAGTTGGAAAAGGGCCTTCtaaaaggttttaaaagggtaagTTCAATGATGAAATTTGTGAATTAGAACTAAAggcccgtttacacgtagccgggtatttacaaaaaggcTTATGTCACTGACAGTTTGCTTTCAAAGTGTACAATACAGTCTTACTTTAAATATCTTTGCGTTACATaaactaaaagctttttttttaaaactgtcagtaagtttcaggtgtttttttttcaaggctCAATGAGAAGTTATGTGTTATACTTTTCAGGACCCATTAGACTTTGAGTGGAATTTCTGGATTGAATGGGCCAGAAAATCTCTATTGTGGACTCTCATTGGTCATGGTGCAATATCAAGATTCTTGAACATCTTTTATCCCAAGGTATGGTTAAATTGAATGTATACTCtctttatataaatattatgtGGAAGATGTTATATTTGGCACATTTCTCATGATCGTCCAACAGCTTACGGTACCAGCAATCACAGTCTACGGCTTCTTAGCAGCCAGCTATGTGCTGGGGATCAGAGGTGTGAGTGTTTTGCTGCTGCATCTGGCGGTGTCCTTCTCAGTGGCCCAGCTACGTAAACCAGCTCTGTCATGGACTTGTAACCTGCTACTGCTCTCCACACTCCACATTCAGCCACTTCAAGACATCCAGGTGGGTTGTTTCACCTCCACTACATTTTACTTGTTCCAAATGCTTAAACCTTTACAAATCTCAGAGCCAATTTAAGTAGAATGAGGCCTGAAATTCTCaaatatttacaataacaaaGCATATTCATTTTCCATGCAAAACCTATATTTGTGCAGGGCAAAAACAAGGATGATTTTAATTATCTATGCCTTCAACACTTCTGGCTGTTGTTCAACCTTTCAGAAGTGTCAATTActgttatattttcaaaaaatacGAGAGGATATGAGATACTAAGAGGTGTAGATCCATTTGCCACTCTATTTATAGAACTAGTTGaggattaaagaaaaagaaaaacctggTGTCCTTATGCACTGTAGCCCAGTAATTTACACATGCTAAAAATACTAGCATCAAATGTTTGCTGTTACAATAAAAACTCAATTGCATTCATTCACCTTCAGCTGCACTTCTGATGTATTCAGAAGCATTGTGGGAGTGAAGTAATTAACCTTTAGTTGCAGTGTTTTGATAGTTGACTTTAGTAATGTGAACTAAATCTAAATATatctcttcctctcctttaCACCCCACATACATTTTAAGAGGAATTTCCAATGCTACAGAGCTGTCATGTTTATTTTTCACCAGTTTTCTATACAATACATACGTAAAAGTTTCTCTTTTAAAAAGTACATAGAGTATACATTTGATGTCACTGTCAAACTGTAAAGTTCTAATTTCTAAAGTTTCCTTTGGCAGAGCACATTAAGTTGACATTTTTGCTTCAATGATGTTACAAAGATTCTCCATGATTGTTATAGAAATCATTGTCTTCTCTATTGTATTGCACAGAAGGGCTGGTATAACACAGAGGAGGAATACTATCTCCTGCTCTTCAGTGTTGCCGTCTGTGGCCTGCGCTTCATCAGTTTCAACTTGGAATGCTGCTGGAGCCCTTCAGACCACAGTGGACTCGCACAGCTATTTTGGTTGTTTTCATACACCTTCTATCATCCCTTTTTCTACAATGGACCCATTATCACTTACAAAGCATACACTGAGCAGGTAAAAGTCTGAAATTGCCTTCTCTGTTATTGGCTTGAGATAGCCAATAAGAAGCTGTGTCCAAAATCCCCCCCTACTCACTACATAGGGTGTTTGCCAGTTTGTTGTGCTGTCTGATTAGGTGGCGAGAATGGTCAAACCCCAAAAGTGCCCTGAATGTATTAAACAATGAATCATGAAAAGTAGTGTCCAACCAAACATTAGCCACCCATTATACTTTAGTTTATGCAACAACACAGAGACAATGAACAGCACtatcaaaaataaagtttatcCTGCTGTTGAGCTCAAAAGACTCTCTGAGTGTGGAGTAGTGCACTATATAGTGAGTGCATGATTTTGGACATAGTTAAAGTCTTTAGAGACATGTAAACACAGTGGCACGGgtgtatttaaaatataattggCATCGGCTTGGATTTTGCTGAGTTTTAGAGCAAAAAGGGACCCCATCCAGTTTACTGGGGTCTTACACATGACATACATGTGAAGTCCTCTTCGGTCATTCACTTTGGCTCAAATCGTGATGGATGGGTGCGCTTTCACACTAATGTGTGCTCGGAGTCTTGAATCTTTTTGGAAATTGTTCTGAGCTCTT
This window harbors:
- the myoz1a gene encoding myozenin-1a, with product MPAGTPAPVHKRKKSSRIITDLSHISQNEYESEPEASEFDLGTKIRVPREIMLEELSLMNNRGSKMFRMRQQRVERFIYENNPDIFSSESMDHLHHLVPSLGGHVGGQIINVGGHHVSKEHGHPYLGVIPVGGPPVPPPKPGSKGAGAGGAGGAGGHGHGHGHGHGDKDGIGGGSSELSHKGSGHAGGSKHIMAKTYVSPWEKAMKGDEMLLATLRSEMPGPIDKRDLLKYKSFNRSAMPFGGYEKANQLLKFQLPEAQVTKEEPEPAVVYNQDIGCRPSFNRTPIGWVGSSEPSSFHMEADAVPFDGETDEL